A stretch of DNA from bacterium:
AGCACACCCTTTTTCCCGAGAAACCGGACACGGGCTTCGTCGAGTTCCTTGACGGAATTGGCGCCTGCGAGGGCCTTTTTTGCTTCTTCGACAATCTGAACGACTTGCTGTTTCATCGGTATCACTCCGCATCTGGTTCTCTTCACGGTTCACGGTTCACGGTTCACGCTTCACCGTTCACGATTCACTGCTCTCGCTTCACTATTCACTACCTCCAAAAACAAAAATTCCGCCCCATGGGGACGGAATCATTTCCGCGTTACCACCCCGGTTCCCCCGCTTTGCAGGAGCACTCGGTGGGCGACAGTCAGAAACTTCGATAAGGCGGTCCCCGCACCCCGCGTGGAGTGCCCGGATCAAAATCAACGTATCTTGATCCGTGAGGAAAGCGGAAAGGACGCTTTCGCTTTCCGTGGAGCAAAAAATCCCGGCTGGATTATTTGCGACCCTGTCAGTAGTCTCTTTCGCCCGGCCCGGTTAACGGTGAGCCGCCGTCCTGCCCTACCCGCGACATGGCGCCGTTTCAGACAGGAAGCTCGGGAGTGAAAGGTCGTCTCCTGCCGCCGGGGAAGCTTTCAGCCTCTGGCTCCCCCTCTCTGGCACGGACTTCAGAAAGGACCACTCTCCTTCATCGCTTTTGCTATTTGGCTATTTTTTCCACATCATCCCCGTGACCGAGGACGAGCAGGATGTCTTTTCCGGAGATCACCGTCGTTGCGAGGGGCGAGATGTTCATCTCGTAGGTCACCCCGCTCCCCGCGTTTTCAGGGGCGGTCTTGATTGCCAGCACCGATACCCCGTATTTCCCCCGAACGGAAAGTTCGGCCAGGGTCTTTCCAACCCACGTTTCCGGCGCTACGATCTCGAACACCCCGTGGTCGGCACCGAACTCGACCTGCTCAAGGATGTTGGGTTTTGCGAGGTGGCGGCCCAGTTGCCGGCCGCTGTCCATCTCCGGGTAGACCACACTGTCCGCCCCGACCTTCTCCAGGAACCTGCCGTGCAGTTTCGTCACGGCCTTGGCCACGACGTACTTGACCCCGATTTCCTTCAGGACCATGGTCGCAAGCATGCTCGACTCAAGCATGGAGCCGATGGCCACAACAGCCTGGTCCATTTCGGCCACACCTACCGCCTTGAGGGCATCCGCTTCCCTGGCGTCGAGCTGAACAGCCTGGGTGACGAAGGTCTGGGCTTGCTTCACCTTAACCATGTCATTGTCGATGGCGAGGACCTGGCACCGGTTTTCAGAGAGGCTCTCGGCAACACTCATCCCGAACCGGCCCAACCCTATGACAGCGACCTGTTTCATCCCGGTATCAGGCGCTCTCCTGCAGGCTGACGGATGCGACCTTGACGAGCTCGGCAAAAGCCACGTCGTCGTAGATCGCGATGTCGGAAAGGACCTTACGGTCCAGGTCGACGCCGGCCCTGCTCAAACCGTTGATGAACTGGCTGTAGGACAGGCCGTGATTCCTCGCCGCGGCGTTGATCCGCACGATCCATAGACGGCGGAAATCACGCTTCCGGGTGCGCCGGTCCCGGTAGGCATAGCTGAGGGCCTTTTCCACCGACATCCGGGCCTGGCTGATGAGGTTTTTTCTGCCTCCGCGGTGGCCCTTCGCCATGGCAAGGGTACTATTTCTCTTTTTCCTGGCGTGAACCGCCCTTTTTACTCTGGGCATCCTGTTGCTCCTTTAGATATATAAAAATCTGCGGAAATCTCTTGTCAGATTTTCATATATAGGGGATCAGTTTTCTGATATTTTTCGCATCGACGCCGCTGACAAGGGTACCTTCCCGCAGCCGTCTCTTTCGTTTCTGGTTCTTGCTCGTGAGGATGTGGCTGTGGTACGCCCGGCGTCTCTTGAGCTTTCCGCTACCGGTCTTGCCGAAGCGCTTGGCCGCACCCCTGTTGGTCTTGATCTTGGGCATCTCGTTCTCCGTTCTCTGTTATCCCTGCTGCTGAGCGCTGCCAGTCAGCACCATGATCATGTTGCGCCCCTCCATCTTTGCGGGCGATTCCACCGAGGCGACGTCCTGGAGCAGCTCCATGAACTTGTTCAGTATCAGATAACCCCTGTCGGTGTGCACGATCTCCCGGCCCCTGAACCGGACAGTCACCTTTATCTTGTTCCCTTCGCTCAGGAACTTTCTCGCGTGTTTTGCCTTGGTCTCGAGATCGTGGCTGTCGGTCTTGGGGCGGACCTTGATCTCCTTGACCTGAATGATCTTCTGCTTTTTCTTGGAAACCTGGGCTTTCTTGCTCTGTTCGTACTTGAACTTTCCGTAATCCATGATCCGGCAAACCGGAGGATCGGATGTGGGCGCAACCTCAACCAGGTCGAGCCCGAGATCCTCAGCCGCCGCAATGGCGTTATGTTTCTCCATGATGCCCAACTGCTCACCATCGGCCCCGATAACCCTGAGCTGCCGGGCGGTGATCATCCGGTTGACAGCTACCTTCTTGTCAGCTCCTATTTCGATCCTCCTTGCGCTTGATGACGGGGGGGGCCATTTCGCTCCTCACCCCTTCAATAAACTTGTCAAGGGACAAAACTCCCCTGTCGCCGTCTTCCCGGTGGCGAACTGCAACCGCACCGGTATCGACTTCCTTATCCCCTATAACAAGCATGTACGGTACTTTTTCGAGTTGTGTTTCCCTGATCTTGTACCCGATCTTCTCATTTCGGAGGTCGAGTTCAACCCGGAAACCCTCTTCCCGCAACGTTTCCGCCACGGAACGAGCATAGTTAGCACTCCTGTCGGTTATTGTCAATAACTTGACCTGGACCGGTGCCAGCCAGGCAGGGAAAGCGCCCGCGTAGTGCTCGATAAGCACTCCCAGGAACCTGTCGATGGAGCCGAGGATGACCCGGTGAAGCATGATGGGCCTGTGACGCTCCCCATCGGCCCCCACGAACTCGAGTTCGAACCTTTCAGGAAGGGCGAAGTCGCATTGCACGGTGGCGCACTGCCACATGCGCCCGATGGCGTCCTTGAGGATGACGTCGATCTTGGGGCCGTAAAAGGCTCCGTCTCCCTCGTTGATCTTGTACCCGATCCCCTCATCGTCAAGGGCCTGCTTGAGGGCTCCGGTGGCGCGGTCCCAATCCTCCCCGGAACCGATGGACTTTTCAGGACGGGTCGATATCTCCATCTCGTACTCGAACCCGAACACCGCCATGACGTCCTTGATAAAGGTGATGACCCCCCGGATCTCCGAGTTGAGCTGGTCCGGCGTGCACAGGATGTGAGCGTCGTCCTGTGTGAACCCGCGCACGCGAAGAAGGCCGTGAAGGACGCCCGATTTTTCATGCCGATAGACTGTACCCAGCTCGAAATATCTCAGGGGAAGGTCCCTGTAACTGCGGATGGAGGACTTGTAGATGAGCATGTGGGCCACGCAGTTCATCGGTTTGATACCGTACTGGACCCCTTCCACCTCTGTGAAGTACATGTTCTCGCGATAGTTGTCCCAGTGACCGGATTTTTTCCACAGGTCGGCCTTGAGAAGCTGCGGGCCCATGACGATATGGTACCCCCTCTTCAGGTGCTCCCTCTTTTCGAAATCTTCCAGGATGGTGCGCAACAGGGCTCCCCGGGGATGCCAGATAACGAGTCCGGGTCCGGCCTCCTCCTCGATGCTGAAAAGGCCCAGTTCCCTTCCCAGCTTCCTGTGATCGCGCTTCCTGGCCTCCTCCAGGCGCTCAATGTACGCCTTGAGGTCCTTCCTGTCCGACCAGGAAGTCCCGTAGAGCCGCTGGAGCATCTTGTTATGCTCATTTCCGCGCCAATAGGCCCCGGCGGTATGGAGGAGCTTGAAAGCCTTGACGTACCCTGTGTCGGGAACATGTGGTCCGCGGCACATGTCAACGAAATCCCCCTGCCGGTAAATGGAGACGGTGTCGTCCGGAAGTTCGTTGATCATTTCGACCTTGTAGGTCTCGCCGAGCCCCCGGAAAAGCGCGATGGCCCTGTCCCTGGGCAGCACTTCCCGGGTAAAGGGGATCTTCTCGGAAACGATCTTTGCCATTTCCTCTTCGATCCGTCTCAGATCGTCGTCGTTGATGCTTTCGGACAGATCGATGTCATAGTAAAAGCCGTCCTCGATAGAGGGACCGATAGCCAGGGCCGCGTCGGGGTAAAGTTTTTTGACCGCCTGGGCCATGACGTGGGAAGAGCTGTGCCGGAAGACGTCGGCACCTTCCTCATCCCTGAAGGTCACGAACCGGACCTCGGAATCCTCGTCCACCGGGGTGTTCATGTCCACGAGAACCCCGTTGACCGAAGCGGCGACAGACTCACGGGCGAGCCGCGATCCGATGGACTGGGCGATCTGGGCGAGGGTCGTTCCTTTGTCGTAATCCCGGCTGGTCCCGTCTGGAAATGTGATCTTCAAGGGTGTTACCTCCGGTAGCAGTTTCCGGTTATCAGTTCACAGTTCACAGTATTTCAGATCGTCAAACGGTTTTGCGGTCTGACTGTAAACCGTATACCGTGAACTGTAAACAAAAAGGCATCCCAATCTCAAGTTATCGGGATGCCATGGTTTGAGGAGAGCGTGGTAGGCACGGGCGGGATTGAACCGCCGACCCCTGCCGCGTCAAGGCAGTGCTCTCCCACTGAGCTACGTGCCTACAGAACAGGGAATTTAACTAACAACTGGAGGGCAGATTGTCAAGCTGTTCGTCAGTTTAAGCAAGTGGTCAAACAGGTTACTTAAAGCTTGACTGTATTCAGTACTCAGTAGCCAGATTAAGCCTGGTTTTTCCATAGTTCTTCCCAGCAGGAATATGTGTGGCTTCGTTACTGAATTCTTACTACTGGATACTATCCACTCATTTCATTCTGACCATCGAGGTCAGAATGAAATGCCGTACATCAGTCCCAGCACGGCGGAGTTGAGGGGAACGAGGCCCGCAAGGGGGTCGAGGGGATCAAGGCCCGCCAGTTCCTCATCGAAAGCCCAGGAGTGCGTGAAAGTCAGCTTCAGAAGGAGATGGGGGGAAAGGTC
This window harbors:
- a CDS encoding TrkA family potassium uptake protein, with product MKQVAVIGLGRFGMSVAESLSENRCQVLAIDNDMVKVKQAQTFVTQAVQLDAREADALKAVGVAEMDQAVVAIGSMLESSMLATMVLKEIGVKYVVAKAVTKLHGRFLEKVGADSVVYPEMDSGRQLGRHLAKPNILEQVEFGADHGVFEIVAPETWVGKTLAELSVRGKYGVSVLAIKTAPENAGSGVTYEMNISPLATTVISGKDILLVLGHGDDVEKIAK
- the rplT gene encoding 50S ribosomal protein L20 codes for the protein MPRVKRAVHARKKRNSTLAMAKGHRGGRKNLISQARMSVEKALSYAYRDRRTRKRDFRRLWIVRINAAARNHGLSYSQFINGLSRAGVDLDRKVLSDIAIYDDVAFAELVKVASVSLQESA
- the rpmI gene encoding 50S ribosomal protein L35 gives rise to the protein MPKIKTNRGAAKRFGKTGSGKLKRRRAYHSHILTSKNQKRKRRLREGTLVSGVDAKNIRKLIPYI
- the infC gene encoding translation initiation factor IF-3 gives rise to the protein MEIGADKKVAVNRMITARQLRVIGADGEQLGIMEKHNAIAAAEDLGLDLVEVAPTSDPPVCRIMDYGKFKYEQSKKAQVSKKKQKIIQVKEIKVRPKTDSHDLETKAKHARKFLSEGNKIKVTVRFRGREIVHTDRGYLILNKFMELLQDVASVESPAKMEGRNMIMVLTGSAQQQG
- the thrS gene encoding threonine--tRNA ligase, whose translation is MKITFPDGTSRDYDKGTTLAQIAQSIGSRLARESVAASVNGVLVDMNTPVDEDSEVRFVTFRDEEGADVFRHSSSHVMAQAVKKLYPDAALAIGPSIEDGFYYDIDLSESINDDDLRRIEEEMAKIVSEKIPFTREVLPRDRAIALFRGLGETYKVEMINELPDDTVSIYRQGDFVDMCRGPHVPDTGYVKAFKLLHTAGAYWRGNEHNKMLQRLYGTSWSDRKDLKAYIERLEEARKRDHRKLGRELGLFSIEEEAGPGLVIWHPRGALLRTILEDFEKREHLKRGYHIVMGPQLLKADLWKKSGHWDNYRENMYFTEVEGVQYGIKPMNCVAHMLIYKSSIRSYRDLPLRYFELGTVYRHEKSGVLHGLLRVRGFTQDDAHILCTPDQLNSEIRGVITFIKDVMAVFGFEYEMEISTRPEKSIGSGEDWDRATGALKQALDDEGIGYKINEGDGAFYGPKIDVILKDAIGRMWQCATVQCDFALPERFELEFVGADGERHRPIMLHRVILGSIDRFLGVLIEHYAGAFPAWLAPVQVKLLTITDRSANYARSVAETLREEGFRVELDLRNEKIGYKIRETQLEKVPYMLVIGDKEVDTGAVAVRHREDGDRGVLSLDKFIEGVRSEMAPPVIKRKEDRNRS